Within the Phaseolus vulgaris cultivar G19833 chromosome 9, P. vulgaris v2.0, whole genome shotgun sequence genome, the region GTCCTCTTGATTACCCTGCACAAAGTGACAAAGATGGCCCGCTTGTACAAGCTCTTCGATCTTATTTTTCAAGGTCCAGCAGTCCTCCGTAGTATGACCAAAATTTCAGTGATAGCGGCAATGCTTAGTTTGATATGCATTCGAAGGCGTGTTAGTTTTTTCAACGTTGTCAAGAGGTCGACACTGAGAGCTTCCTCCAGGATCCTCGACCTGTCGGTCGTCAAGGGAGTGTAACGAGTAAATCGTGCCGGTTTAGGGAATTCTCTCGGCCTTGCGGATGTCATGGGTCAGTTCTTATCAACTTTTTTTTCAGCTTCTTCAGGCACTCGAGTCTTGGCGCAAAATTCCCTCAATTCTTCTAGTTGCATAAATTTGGTTGCTCTCTGTCGTAACTCATCCAGATTCATAACTGGTTTCTTACACAAGCTATCCGAGAACGGACCAGGATTGAGAGCGGTTACCATGTGATGCATGGCTAACTCAGGACTTAGATTGCGTATGTTCAACGCTATCTTGCCAAACCTTTCCATACAAGTTCGCAATGACTCCGTTTTTGCTTGCCGAATATTAACTAAAGCGATGGATGTGAGGTGGTGGTGGCGACTTGTAGCAAACTGTGCACCAAACTTCTTGACCAAAGTGTCAAAACAGTCAATGGAGTGCGTTGGTAATCGAGTAAACCAACTCAAAGAAGCTCCCTTGAGGGAGGTTAGAAATACTCGGCATAACAGTGCATCTTCGACGGTGTATAAGCTGACTTGTGTTACATACGCATCTACATGCTCATCAAGGTCAGTTGTTCCATCATATTTGTCAAGAGCTGGATTCTTCCAGGTACTCGACAAGGGCACTTCCATAATGGACTCCACAAAAGGACTTTGTCGAGAAACTGCTCCCAAACTGCTCACTGAAATTAACCGGGTATTCTCTAGATGGGAACTGTCGGCTCGGTTCTAAGATGAGTGCTCTTAGTCGGAGGATGTTCCCCTTCTATAGTGTCTTGAACTGTTGGTTCATTGAGTTTCTGCTTCATCCGTGTATTCTCTCTTCTTAACGTCGCCAACTCTTCTTCGTTTTCTCTCCTCATAGCTGAacctcttcttcattcttcttcttcaaaaCATCCATCTCCTTCCTCATTTGCAAAATCATTGCCATGGGATCTGGTTGACTGGTCTCTCCTACGTGCACATTCCTCTCATTTCCCgtcatgtttttttttgttaccaTGTGGTCACTCTAAAGGGGTTTCTTCCCGgacccacggtgggcgccaaaaatgttcttacaaggtCGGGTACCTCTCAGAATGACTCTTGTAGCTTCCGTCTTCTCGTCCTTGCAGCTCCTGTATTCGGCGTCTCCGTCTGACAAGTCCTCCAAGAACGGCGGGGTGGGGTACCTACGAAggtgctccgacgctcaagtcagtctgAGTATAATATGTGGATAAACTAGGGATTAGAAGATTACCTCTCGCACAGGTCCCTTATGATATTTATAACCTTGTGTTGGGGTTTAGTTGTTATGGACTTTCTTTTGGGCTCAGGCAAAGGTCCATTTGTGATTCAATCATGGTTTACGGTTAAACTGCTTAATTATGGTTAATCGCGGTTTATCCTATGCTTCCACGTTCATTCGATCTTATCGACTATTCGGCCTTTCGAAATTCCGGTAGTACAAGAATTGTACCG harbors:
- the LOC137822116 gene encoding uncharacterized protein; the protein is MEVPLSSTWKNPALDKYDGTTDLDEHVDAYVTQVSLYTVEDALLCRVFLTSLKGASLSWFTRLPTHSIDCFDTLVKKFGAQFATSRHHHLTSIALVNIRQAKTESLRTCMERFGKIALNIRNLSPELAMHHMVTALNPGPFSDSLCKKPVMNLDELRQRATKFMQLEELREFCAKTRVPEEAEKKVDKN